The Melitaea cinxia chromosome 22, ilMelCinx1.1, whole genome shotgun sequence genome segment aagaaattaataagaattattCAACAAGAAAATAAAGAACAGATTGAGAAACAATCTGGAAAATCAAGGCAGATATATTATGATACAGATATGATAATGAGAGTTAAAACAAAGCTTTTACTCACCGATTTCCCAGAATGCACGAAGTCACCGATGATTGTTCCTGCAAAGAATGTTATTATCCGCAGAATGGTTGAACAGCGTCATCTGCAATTATTGCATACTGGGGCCAACACGATGATAACTGATCTACGGAAACGATTCTGGATTCTTGGTATCAGATTATTAGTGAAATCGGTAATAGATAAATGTGTTGTGTGCAGAAGACACAGATCACAGCCGACACCAGCACCAGCAGCTCCGCTACCACTCGATCGAGTTCAACTTACTGCTCCTTTTCAGGTGACAGGTGTTGATCTAGCGGGACCTCTCTACTTACAGGATGGTGAGAAATGCTGGATCGTGCTGTATACATGCGCAGTATATCGCGCAGTTCACCTTGAACTAACAAAATCTTTATCCACAGAGGCCTTTCTACGGACGTTTCGCCGATTTATCGCACGCCGCGGACGTTCGAGCATAATGATATCAGATAATGGTACTAATTTCACAGGCACTAGGAATCTTTTACGTGACATCGATTGGGACGAGGTACAACGCCAATCGACAATTCAACGCATCAAATGGAAGTTAAACGTTCCCACAGCTGCATGGTGGGGCGGTTTCTTCGAACGCCTAATTAAGGTAATGAAAGATTTATTACGAAGAGTGCTAGGCACGTCATCAGTCTCATATGATGAAATGCAGACTCTGTTATGTGACTGCGAAGCCGTCATCAATGACCGGCCGCTCACATATGTAGAAGACGACAAGGCAAATGCTTTAGAGCCCTTGAGGCCCTCTTGTTTTCTACAAACTCTACCTCAAACAGATGTGACTGATCTGGACCAGATAGATAGTAAGAATCTTAACAAAAGATTAAGATATTTGCAGAAGCTGAGATCAGACTTTCGTCAACGATTCAAGAATGAGTATTTAACAACACTGGTACAAAGAGgtaaagataaaaatagtaCTCTAAAGGTTGGTGATATAGTCCTAATAGAGACAGAAGATAAGAGAATAAAATGGCCATTAGGACTTGTTGTAGAAATTATTACAGGTAACGATGGTGTTAATAGAACTGCCAAGGTAAGAACATCAGCTGGTTTAAAAACCCGCCCATTCCAACGTTTGTATAGATTGGAGATTTCCTCTTCAGAGGTGGAGGGTGACGAAAGCAACTATGAGAACAAAATTGGTAAGAGATATCGCATAGTTATTAATCCTAGCAGTACATCAAGTACCATGTCCGGAGCAGAAGTTCAGCAACCTGCATGTAAGAAAGAAACGACAGACAAGATTTCACGTTCAGgtagaattattaaaatgccaagtaaatataatatttacaaaaagtaataatatattatttacattaaatatcaGTTTTAAATTACTTCTATTTCAGGATATTTTTTCTTGATAaacataactatatttttttttctactgcAATCTTTGTCTGTTAATTCAATACCTACCTATGTACACAGTGTTAActaaattatcttaatatattatgatatgttATACAATAAGTAAAGTGTTACATGTTATCCACTTTTAATggtattattagtaaataaaagatCGTTGttgatatagatataaaaattagagataaattttattgttaattttcaaactgTTATCAATAGAGTACCTAATGTGATTATTCATTATTGTGCTAATGATTAATCTCTagtgataattaattttgtatactgTTCTAGACAGTTAGGATACATTCTAGAATTTGTCTGCccatattattgaatttatattgTGGTTGTATTCAGAAACTCTAATTTAAAGATGTAAAGATTTAGTGTTAATGCTTATAGAACTTAATTACTGATGTAAGTAAATGTGAATGTAactaaaattcaaaatgtaaaaCTAATTGATGTTTAAATTTACCTATTTAGTTTAATACAATCTTGAAAATTATAGATTGTGATGTAACAACTTATTACAGTTATTTcttgaatatttttagattaattttttatgcatCTTGCACTTGATATCTGTTTAATGTTTGAGTATGTTTCAAGTGCAAGTAACACGAGTAATTTGTTCGTTTTTTTTCTAAGCTACAATACTtcgtaaattgtattttaatttgtttcatgattctttgttttatttgatgTTATTTACATGTCAAGATGTGATTAAAGTTGTTAGATAATCATCCTTTTTTTTGGCTGTGGAGGATGTGATTGAATAGacaataaattgtattactttttttattttttttttatggcaaCTGTACAGGAAAGTGCCAGAGTCAAAATGTCTTTACTCTATGGCTTAGACTTAATAAAGTTATCGAAGAAGTATGTGCGTTTCTTTTTTGGCTGCGActgaaataaattcaattttgcTTAAATTGATTGAAATACAGCGGCGATCGTATTCTAACCATCGCGCAACCACAGtaacatttgttatttttaaccgacttcaaaaaagatgGGTGATTTCATTTCCCttctttaatataattctattacCTCAATATGTGTTACCTAAGAACTTTTTACCACTGGGTGGACCGCTTTCAGtgattctttttaatcgaaaggtggtacttGTTATgtagtccaatttaaatttaatcgagatctgactactactttttgattgatatttagaattatcactaataatgcgcattaacttgaatatattttcgactacctatgttgtattgctggtcgatgtaattatataaaacttcgattttttttgtttgcgagcaaacacaattaatttagtTGATGTTCAATCTGTATAACCGATTCTGTGAAAGTTCTAAACGTTTAACAATGACATTATATAATCTTGACAGGTGGACAGGAAAACAAAgaagttttaaacatttttgaatatcatatcaaaaattgaccgctccagcggggttcgaacccgcgtctccgacgtaccgtgtcggcgctctagccaattaagctatggaacgatgcacccgctcgagcgaaattttcgatatgataatttttaatttcggtttaagcgaaccgtggcgccgtctatagtgagctctttacagaaacccgtaactattcaaagtttcatattacaatgaaaatcttctGATGATCTGATGAATGATCTGTACTAACAGAACGAAGCTTatgaatttgttattttatagaagaaaatgtaaaattgtttgACATCGATGATCTTGAGATAAGTATGATTTGTAAGATgcctatttttctttttttttagctgctgtaactaaataatttacttGAAATCTTAGGtctgtgtaaaataaaattaattaatacaatcaATAGGTCAGCTGCCAAATAGTAAAACATAGTATTGCAAAAATGGGACAGTCTATAATATTAGCTTGCTTAGATATATAAGAATggacagaatttttttttctaataagtactacacattagaaaacaaatgtaataaataatataaataaacaaacgattCTTATTAACTAATTCTTATTTCTTTTGATTCTTAATATAATTCTcctaaaaaagttaattaccTGTTTGACTTAAAACTCattaaatgttacaaaaataaaaatttcaatagcagtgatatttataataattttgttttttttcataaactcctaattttattcataagtaAATTGAGGAGAATCGCCGTCGCTTCCGCTTATGCATGAGTCAATCTCAAAGCTGTAACAATCTTAACTTCCTTTAGCGATTCGACGAAGGTCAGATAAATGGGTCAAAtaacgaaaacaaatattttcgtctgatatttacgaaaaaataaaaaagttttcgacttcaaaaattattaatgaaatctCTTTCTTTGCACCACTAACGGATGTTTTCAGTAATCTATCTATTTCTGAttttgcttactagcgatagGTCTTTGACTAGTAAGCAAAGTCAGAGATAAATGATGAGATGGTTTTTTACTTAGTGAATTCAAAAACGAGTGTAATTTTTCAGGACATCGTATTTGCATATTTACGAATAGTAAAGTTATGTATACAGCAGTCATTTTATTACTGTATCTCTTCCTGACTTTtccattattacattttttactttactaaGGCCCTGATTTTCTGGTTGCTGACAAagatataaagatatttattttcatttttcacattattttagttttatttattatttttattatttatttatttatttatttatttatgcattaacaaaaacttagaactaacattacagttacccaatgcgttagttaagttcaTCAAAcaagtaacattaaatttaacaaacaatttaaataattcaataaaaacaaaataatcaaaaaatataaaataatcaataaataatcaataaatataaaataatcaataaatataaaataatcaataaataatcacacttaaaaaattcataaaattcataaaaaacaaacataataataatacaaattagtaCAAATACAACtacatttaacattaaattagtACAAAttagtacaattttataattattagtgtCTGATTTATTATTAGACATTACTTCGGCGTACTTCTTTATTATTTGCAATATTAACGTAGACAGAATGTACGCTATATTTTCGATgaatcagaaatattttctCTGATAACAAAACGCCACGCTTTTGTTGGATCACGTTTTATACAGACGACAagtctttacaatattatcagATTTGGAAACGAAGactattattttagatttaaggaaaatattaaatgtaacccggtttatttattatctcGGTAAGTGggatagattttaataaaaaatgcgtggcttaaaattaaatctttctGTTAATAAGTTTTTGTGTGCAATATATAATACGTAACTacgacataaatatatatatatgtcttagGTACATCCAACgtgataaaagaaaaatcagccagtcaaataatacatatcattttatatttataaatattttataaacatattgtATATAAAGCTAACGAAAACGACAAAGAATGACAAGTAAAATAACAAAGCACCGTAATACATCAAAATAGACACAAAAAGAGAAGCCTTTATCTTGGTCCAGAGCTCGTGTACTTAGTCTAGGATTACGTAGATAAAAATTTGTCATATTAGACACTTTCGGGCTTAACTAAACGTTACCTCTCTGGGGGCGTTaggtaacattaataataagGGTTGGAGATTTATTCTTCGAGCTTATAAACACTAATATAACGAATCTCGAAAGttcgtttaattatttaacattaatttcgATTCGAAAATGATTCTAaaagttgtgtaataaaattgaCTGTGTTGAGTGATAACGGAATTATGAGTAAAATTGTTTGAGTTTCTTTGAAATTTATatcgaaaacaaaaacaatataagaTTCGCCGACTTAGGTAAAGAAATCTTTATCTTAGCTGAGATTATAAGGAATATGACGTCAAGCATGTTATGTCCAGTCACGTAGAACAAGACACCAATCACcactaaataaaacaatattgcaCAAACACTAAACTATAAGGAGTTCTTCGTTCTAATGTATATTTCACAAAACCAGTATGAAAACATAAATTCTTATGTAAGCCTTTATTGAGAAAATATTCCGTATTTTCGTTATAATAAAACCTACATATTTATAAGGCTGTTTACTCGctgtggagcagcgtagtggattaagtttCGACACTTTCTCTATACGAAAAAAGagacctacgtccagcagtgatATGTTACCGGCTTAAACAATCAATCGATCTATCAACTTCTGAAATCGCCTAACTACTTAGTAAATAGCTTAATCAACTAAGTTTTTGGATAAGATCttattgcaatttttatttgcatgaatttgtaattaattttgtaactggTTGTGCATGAAAAAACTGTAAAtttgagtaaataaaaataaataaataaatgaaaacactTTGATTTTGCAATTACCCTTGGTTCTCAGAAGTATGTTACCTATTGCTATTATGCTTTGGTAATTCCAATGCTTAAGTTGTGTTACCCTCAA includes the following:
- the LOC123664430 gene encoding uncharacterized protein LOC123664430, whose product is MTWDEQLPEDILSQFKDWYDNVTYLNNCRLPRRLSVDLLPECSASLHMFCDASKDGYAACVFLRTEKEGNVSVRLISARSRICPPEKITIPRLELLSALIGSRLLKEARGNLNLNCDEFCWIDSGVALCWIKRELPWNTFVGNRVKEIRQNSNANNWHHIPGTENWADLASRGCNARHLLEVRWWEGPSWLLQQPDMWPRSALVVDEKTVNKELKKSVCQVNVCSDVSIIDQLSNYFSKYTKIVRMTAWIFRFSHNTRHKNKRKGELTFEECDEAEKKLIRIIQQENKEQIEKQSGKSRQIYYDTDMIMRVKTKLLLTDFPECTKSPMIVPAKNVIIRRMVEQRHLQLLHTGANTMITDLRKRFWILGIRLLVKSVIDKCVVCRRHRSQPTPAPAAPLPLDRVQLTAPFQVTGVDLAGPLYLQDGEKCWIVLYTCAVYRAVHLELTKSLSTEAFLRTFRRFIARRGRSSIMISDNGTNFTGTRNLLRDIDWDEVQRQSTIQRIKWKLNVPTAAWWGGFFERLIKVMKDLLRRVLGTSSVSYDEMQTLLCDCEAVINDRPLTYVEDDKANALEPLRPSCFLQTLPQTDVTDLDQIDSKNLNKRLRYLQKLRSDFRQRFKNEYLTTLVQRGKDKNSTLKVGDIVLIETEDKRIKWPLGLVVEIITGNDGVNRTAKVRTSAGLKTRPFQRLYRLEISSSEVEGDESNYENKIGKRYRIVINPSSTSSTMSGAEVQQPAYS